One stretch of Miscanthus floridulus cultivar M001 chromosome 18, ASM1932011v1, whole genome shotgun sequence DNA includes these proteins:
- the LOC136522435 gene encoding uncharacterized protein isoform X1, with translation MEPPPVDRQVAEIAAEPDRAAAYARLLLLQRGCADDPSAAADLAAELPSTLLSLLLRDAAADDEAVAASALKCLGFALYHPVIVSTISAQMAKLVLDTLVQIIMNTRMKSSCNLGVWCFSVQQLEPLIIEDRADPMLIAIVHALDNPFGSLSTTFEAAQAIMKLADQSPKRMRDQSCLWVPPVYRRLLSADKTERDMAERCLIKVSCLILPPQPLLSKAVASDLEQKLLSCMVNMLDDPSKKVQTVKSWGWIISLLGPDAVNNRPLLNKLLKVPEQMFTDLNPQVLVATMVSWKKLVGAFFPSQATEIVVQQTVIPPLKPIEQASAQVKRIRLIMVPLCRVLSRSRNIVLSSSCLSTWHYLLHRLGNLINHLPILEAAFGPILKIVFSFGINDQNKPLWSFCLNLFHDFVSSKNRDREDLCPPVNQNLLAQSCMHIKALLDVQHIKWLPWDISCFHFQLDILGIILKPELFQDMIPETLVIVMDSATEIFRFLLQGIQIELREQHAYEQVSQCITNVCTFAKKLLLDHIGKNSVNKCATLLEFGLRFVKVIVDELDHSLLASEDIEVCLDIEHIKENQHAEYSPKVSLPRIRSLSYMEMVSPAVYVAALSLSMISQYTGELSHRDAEKLVLILASSSNVLESFRIAVSFMYMQIGRPTCNRERLKWLMVWNSFAKQLNSQIISYLETNSGLSYHDVLHQFFCYPILYFLYPKGISILLNAENSSESNVSVLQDLEMESTIEVYRSLSTNSCNSKFSSKVFFDGFYQYLVCTIDENMALFQANLEHLSEKFENATILSALGEIVIGLLQNDQMLTTANQELKETSEDSFVCRQPKLFLNWFKLANRFMRLSIFHFKANPAGQHQVTSRFFSTLSNFAGHIVLKEHVLLLFEIIGDQLTEWLSLTTILYSETQQGEIIVHLENLWLKMVECLKRSQLVSDVPLINQKQRLLQVALNHPHHPISDATASVCRAATHVNTILHPGCLISEFDELLMHRRKDLDSSRKTVITSNSTELMAERDGGSVNVSVGLGRKRLKIMKYSTKPKEFNKSTAHMGFSPRNMENRVCRKPELILEMLQRKT, from the exons ATGGAGCCGCCGCCGGTGGACCGGCAGGTGGCGGAGATTGCCGCGGAGCCCGACCGCGCCGCCGCGTACGCGCGGTTGCTCCTCCTGCAGCGCGGCTGCGCCGACGACCCCTCCGCCGCTGCCGACCTCGCCGCGGAGTTGCCTTCCACCCTCCTCTCGCTCCTCCTCCGCGACGCGGCCGCCGATGACGAGGCCGTCGCCGCTTCTGCGCTCAAGTGCCTCGGCTTCGCGCTCTACCACCCCGTCATCGTCTCCACCATTTCAG CACAGATGGCAAAATTGGTATTGGATACCTTGGTACAGATAATCATGAATACTCGGATGAAG TCATCTTGTAATTTGGGTGTCTGGTGCTTCTCGGTCCAACAATTGGAGCCATTGATTATAGAGGATAGAGCAGATCCAATGCTTATTGCTATTGTTCATGCTCTCGACAATCCATTTGGTTCCTTGTCCACGACATTTGAGGCAGCTCAG GCTATCATGAAGCTTGCTGACCAAAGTCCCAAAAGAATGAGGGACCAATCATGCTTGTGGGTTCCACCAGTGTACCGAAGACTCTTAAGTGCTGACAAGACAGAAAGGGACATGGCAGAAAGATGCCTTATTAAGGTGTCATGTCTTATTCTACCACCTCAGCCTCTTCTTTCCAAG GCTGTTGCTTCAGACCTTGAGCAGAAGTTACTCTCCtgcatggtaaatatgcttgatgATCCTTCGAAGAAAGTTCAAACTGTGAAGTCATGGGGATGGATCATATCTTTGCTTGGTCCAGATGCAGTGAACAATAGACCGCTGCTTAATAAACTCCTAAAGGTTCCGGAGCAGATGTTTACTGATTTAAACCCACAAGTTCTGGTTGCTACAAtg GTTTCCTGGAAAAAATTGGTGGGTGCATTTTTTCCTTCTCAGGCAACCGAGATTGTGGTCCAACAAACTGTGATTCCCCCATTAAAACCCATTGAACAGGCAAGTGCGCAGGTGAAAAGGATAAGATTAATTATGGTGCCTTTATGTCGAGTTCTATCAAGAAGTCGCAATATTGTACTTAGCTCTTCTTGTTTGAGTACATGGCATTACCTTCTACATAGACTTGGTAATCTGATCAATCATTTACCCATTCTGGAGGCTGCTTTTGGGCCAATACTCAAAATAGTTTTCTCTTTTGGGATCAATGATCAGAACAAGCCGCTATGGTCATTTTGCTTGaatctttttcatgattttgtttcATCCAAAAATAGGGACAGAGAGGATTTGTGTCCTCCAGTGAATCAGAACTTGCTAGCTCAATCGTGCATGCATATCAAGGCCTTATTGGATGTTCAACATATCAAATGGTTACCATGGGATATTAGTTGCTTTCATTTCCAGCTCGATATTCTTGGCATAATTCTTAAGCCAGAACTATTCCAGGACATGATTCCTGAAACACTGGTGATTGTTATGGATTCTGCAACAGAGATTTTCAGATTTCTTCTTCAAGGTATTCAAATCGAACTTAGAGAGCAGCATGCTTATGAACAAGTCAGCCAATGCATTACTAATGTGTGCACGTTTGCAAAGAAGTTGTTGCTGGATCATATAGGAAAGAATAGTGTTAACAAGTGTGCAACATTACTGGAATTTGGTCTTCGGTTTGTGAAAGTTATTGTGGACGAACTAGATCATTCTCTGTTAGCTTCTGAAGACATTGAGGTATGCCTAGACATCGAGCACATAAAGGAGAACCAACATGCAGAATACAGTCCAAAGGTGTCTTTACCAAGAATCAGATCACTCTCTTACATGGAGATGGTTTCTCCAGCAGTTTATGTGGCTGCACTGTCTCTGTCCATGATATCTCAGTATACTGGAGAGCTGTCTCATAGAGATGCAGAGAAGTTGGTTTTAATTCTGGCTTCATCATCAAATGTCCTGGAGAGTTTTCGTATTGCTGTCTCTTTTATGTATATGCAGATCGGGCGGCCGACATGTAATAGGGAAAGATTAAAATGGTTGATGGTTTGGAACTCGTTTGCAAAACAATTGAACAGTCAAATTATCTCTTATTTGGAAACCAATTCTGGATTAAGTTACCATGATGTTCTCCATCAGTTCTTCTGTTATCCAATCCTTTATTTTTTATACCCCAAGGGGATATCCATTCTTTTGAATGCTGAAAACAGCTCCGAGTCAAATGTTTCTGTCCTGCAAGACCTGGAGATGGAATCAACAATTGAAGTTTATAGATCCCTCTCTACAAACTCCTGTAATTCGAAGTTTTCTTCCAAGGTTTTCTTTGATGGTTTTTACCAATACTTGGTTTGCACTATTGACGAAAACATGGCATTGTTCCAAGCCAACCTTGAGCATTTGTCGGAGAAGTTCGAAAATGCTACTATCCTTTCTGCTCTTGGTGAAATAGTTATTGGACTGTTACAGAATGATCAAATGTTGACCACTGCTAACCAAGAGTTGAAGGAAACAAGTGAAGATTCTTTTGTGTGCAGACAACCTAAACTTTTCTTGAATTGGTTCAAGCTTGCTAATAG GTTTATGAGGTTGTCAATTTTTCATTTCAAAGCAAATCCAGCTGGACAGCACCAGGTCACAAGCAG GTTTTTTTCAACTTTATCTAATTTTGCTGGGCATATCGTACTAAAGGAacacgttcttcttcttttcGAG ATTATTGGAGACCAACTTACCGAGTGGCTCTCTTTAACCACCATATTGTACTCTGAAACGCAACAAGGAGAAATTATTGTTCATCTTGAGAACCTTTGGCTCAAGATGGTTGAGTGCCTGAAGAGGAGTCAGCTAGTCAGTGATGTTCCCTTAATAAATCAGAAGCAGCGACTTCTTCAAGTTGCACTCAATCACCCACATCACCCCATTTCAGATGCAACAGCATCAGTTTGCAGAGCAGCAACACATGTCAACACAATACTTCACCCTGGCTGCTTAATTTCCGAATTTGATGAGTTATTAATGCATAGAAGAAAGGATCTTGATAGTTCCAGGAAAACAGTCATCACATCCAATTCTACTGAGCTCATGGCTGAGAGAGATGGTGGATCTGTGAATGTCTCGGTGGGTTTGGGGAGGAAGAGGCTGAAGATCATGAAGTATTCAACTAAACCAAAGGAATTTAACAAAAGTACAGCCCACATGGGCTTCTCACCACGTAATATGGAAAACAGAGTGTGTAGGAAACCAGAATTAATTTTGGAGATGCTACAGAGAAAGACATAG
- the LOC136522435 gene encoding uncharacterized protein isoform X2 yields the protein MEPPPVDRQVAEIAAEPDRAAAYARLLLLQRGCADDPSAAADLAAELPSTLLSLLLRDAAADDEAVAASALKCLGFALYHPVIVSTISAQMAKLVLDTLVQIIMNTRMKSSCNLGVWCFSVQQLEPLIIEDRADPMLIAIVHALDNPFGSLSTTFEAAQAIMKLADQSPKRMRDQSCLWVPPVYRRLLSADKTERDMAERCLIKVSCLILPPQPLLSKAVASDLEQKLLSCMVNMLDDPSKKVQTVKSWGWIISLLGPDAVNNRPLLNKLLKVPEQMFTDLNPQVLVATMATEIVVQQTVIPPLKPIEQASAQVKRIRLIMVPLCRVLSRSRNIVLSSSCLSTWHYLLHRLGNLINHLPILEAAFGPILKIVFSFGINDQNKPLWSFCLNLFHDFVSSKNRDREDLCPPVNQNLLAQSCMHIKALLDVQHIKWLPWDISCFHFQLDILGIILKPELFQDMIPETLVIVMDSATEIFRFLLQGIQIELREQHAYEQVSQCITNVCTFAKKLLLDHIGKNSVNKCATLLEFGLRFVKVIVDELDHSLLASEDIEVCLDIEHIKENQHAEYSPKVSLPRIRSLSYMEMVSPAVYVAALSLSMISQYTGELSHRDAEKLVLILASSSNVLESFRIAVSFMYMQIGRPTCNRERLKWLMVWNSFAKQLNSQIISYLETNSGLSYHDVLHQFFCYPILYFLYPKGISILLNAENSSESNVSVLQDLEMESTIEVYRSLSTNSCNSKFSSKVFFDGFYQYLVCTIDENMALFQANLEHLSEKFENATILSALGEIVIGLLQNDQMLTTANQELKETSEDSFVCRQPKLFLNWFKLANRFMRLSIFHFKANPAGQHQVTSRFFSTLSNFAGHIVLKEHVLLLFEIIGDQLTEWLSLTTILYSETQQGEIIVHLENLWLKMVECLKRSQLVSDVPLINQKQRLLQVALNHPHHPISDATASVCRAATHVNTILHPGCLISEFDELLMHRRKDLDSSRKTVITSNSTELMAERDGGSVNVSVGLGRKRLKIMKYSTKPKEFNKSTAHMGFSPRNMENRVCRKPELILEMLQRKT from the exons ATGGAGCCGCCGCCGGTGGACCGGCAGGTGGCGGAGATTGCCGCGGAGCCCGACCGCGCCGCCGCGTACGCGCGGTTGCTCCTCCTGCAGCGCGGCTGCGCCGACGACCCCTCCGCCGCTGCCGACCTCGCCGCGGAGTTGCCTTCCACCCTCCTCTCGCTCCTCCTCCGCGACGCGGCCGCCGATGACGAGGCCGTCGCCGCTTCTGCGCTCAAGTGCCTCGGCTTCGCGCTCTACCACCCCGTCATCGTCTCCACCATTTCAG CACAGATGGCAAAATTGGTATTGGATACCTTGGTACAGATAATCATGAATACTCGGATGAAG TCATCTTGTAATTTGGGTGTCTGGTGCTTCTCGGTCCAACAATTGGAGCCATTGATTATAGAGGATAGAGCAGATCCAATGCTTATTGCTATTGTTCATGCTCTCGACAATCCATTTGGTTCCTTGTCCACGACATTTGAGGCAGCTCAG GCTATCATGAAGCTTGCTGACCAAAGTCCCAAAAGAATGAGGGACCAATCATGCTTGTGGGTTCCACCAGTGTACCGAAGACTCTTAAGTGCTGACAAGACAGAAAGGGACATGGCAGAAAGATGCCTTATTAAGGTGTCATGTCTTATTCTACCACCTCAGCCTCTTCTTTCCAAG GCTGTTGCTTCAGACCTTGAGCAGAAGTTACTCTCCtgcatggtaaatatgcttgatgATCCTTCGAAGAAAGTTCAAACTGTGAAGTCATGGGGATGGATCATATCTTTGCTTGGTCCAGATGCAGTGAACAATAGACCGCTGCTTAATAAACTCCTAAAGGTTCCGGAGCAGATGTTTACTGATTTAAACCCACAAGTTCTGGTTGCTACAAtg GCAACCGAGATTGTGGTCCAACAAACTGTGATTCCCCCATTAAAACCCATTGAACAGGCAAGTGCGCAGGTGAAAAGGATAAGATTAATTATGGTGCCTTTATGTCGAGTTCTATCAAGAAGTCGCAATATTGTACTTAGCTCTTCTTGTTTGAGTACATGGCATTACCTTCTACATAGACTTGGTAATCTGATCAATCATTTACCCATTCTGGAGGCTGCTTTTGGGCCAATACTCAAAATAGTTTTCTCTTTTGGGATCAATGATCAGAACAAGCCGCTATGGTCATTTTGCTTGaatctttttcatgattttgtttcATCCAAAAATAGGGACAGAGAGGATTTGTGTCCTCCAGTGAATCAGAACTTGCTAGCTCAATCGTGCATGCATATCAAGGCCTTATTGGATGTTCAACATATCAAATGGTTACCATGGGATATTAGTTGCTTTCATTTCCAGCTCGATATTCTTGGCATAATTCTTAAGCCAGAACTATTCCAGGACATGATTCCTGAAACACTGGTGATTGTTATGGATTCTGCAACAGAGATTTTCAGATTTCTTCTTCAAGGTATTCAAATCGAACTTAGAGAGCAGCATGCTTATGAACAAGTCAGCCAATGCATTACTAATGTGTGCACGTTTGCAAAGAAGTTGTTGCTGGATCATATAGGAAAGAATAGTGTTAACAAGTGTGCAACATTACTGGAATTTGGTCTTCGGTTTGTGAAAGTTATTGTGGACGAACTAGATCATTCTCTGTTAGCTTCTGAAGACATTGAGGTATGCCTAGACATCGAGCACATAAAGGAGAACCAACATGCAGAATACAGTCCAAAGGTGTCTTTACCAAGAATCAGATCACTCTCTTACATGGAGATGGTTTCTCCAGCAGTTTATGTGGCTGCACTGTCTCTGTCCATGATATCTCAGTATACTGGAGAGCTGTCTCATAGAGATGCAGAGAAGTTGGTTTTAATTCTGGCTTCATCATCAAATGTCCTGGAGAGTTTTCGTATTGCTGTCTCTTTTATGTATATGCAGATCGGGCGGCCGACATGTAATAGGGAAAGATTAAAATGGTTGATGGTTTGGAACTCGTTTGCAAAACAATTGAACAGTCAAATTATCTCTTATTTGGAAACCAATTCTGGATTAAGTTACCATGATGTTCTCCATCAGTTCTTCTGTTATCCAATCCTTTATTTTTTATACCCCAAGGGGATATCCATTCTTTTGAATGCTGAAAACAGCTCCGAGTCAAATGTTTCTGTCCTGCAAGACCTGGAGATGGAATCAACAATTGAAGTTTATAGATCCCTCTCTACAAACTCCTGTAATTCGAAGTTTTCTTCCAAGGTTTTCTTTGATGGTTTTTACCAATACTTGGTTTGCACTATTGACGAAAACATGGCATTGTTCCAAGCCAACCTTGAGCATTTGTCGGAGAAGTTCGAAAATGCTACTATCCTTTCTGCTCTTGGTGAAATAGTTATTGGACTGTTACAGAATGATCAAATGTTGACCACTGCTAACCAAGAGTTGAAGGAAACAAGTGAAGATTCTTTTGTGTGCAGACAACCTAAACTTTTCTTGAATTGGTTCAAGCTTGCTAATAG GTTTATGAGGTTGTCAATTTTTCATTTCAAAGCAAATCCAGCTGGACAGCACCAGGTCACAAGCAG GTTTTTTTCAACTTTATCTAATTTTGCTGGGCATATCGTACTAAAGGAacacgttcttcttcttttcGAG ATTATTGGAGACCAACTTACCGAGTGGCTCTCTTTAACCACCATATTGTACTCTGAAACGCAACAAGGAGAAATTATTGTTCATCTTGAGAACCTTTGGCTCAAGATGGTTGAGTGCCTGAAGAGGAGTCAGCTAGTCAGTGATGTTCCCTTAATAAATCAGAAGCAGCGACTTCTTCAAGTTGCACTCAATCACCCACATCACCCCATTTCAGATGCAACAGCATCAGTTTGCAGAGCAGCAACACATGTCAACACAATACTTCACCCTGGCTGCTTAATTTCCGAATTTGATGAGTTATTAATGCATAGAAGAAAGGATCTTGATAGTTCCAGGAAAACAGTCATCACATCCAATTCTACTGAGCTCATGGCTGAGAGAGATGGTGGATCTGTGAATGTCTCGGTGGGTTTGGGGAGGAAGAGGCTGAAGATCATGAAGTATTCAACTAAACCAAAGGAATTTAACAAAAGTACAGCCCACATGGGCTTCTCACCACGTAATATGGAAAACAGAGTGTGTAGGAAACCAGAATTAATTTTGGAGATGCTACAGAGAAAGACATAG
- the LOC136522435 gene encoding uncharacterized protein isoform X3 — translation MTRPSPLLRSSASASRSTTPSSSPPFQMAKLVLDTLVQIIMNTRMKSSCNLGVWCFSVQQLEPLIIEDRADPMLIAIVHALDNPFGSLSTTFEAAQAIMKLADQSPKRMRDQSCLWVPPVYRRLLSADKTERDMAERCLIKVSCLILPPQPLLSKAVASDLEQKLLSCMVNMLDDPSKKVQTVKSWGWIISLLGPDAVNNRPLLNKLLKVPEQMFTDLNPQVLVATMVSWKKLVGAFFPSQATEIVVQQTVIPPLKPIEQASAQVKRIRLIMVPLCRVLSRSRNIVLSSSCLSTWHYLLHRLGNLINHLPILEAAFGPILKIVFSFGINDQNKPLWSFCLNLFHDFVSSKNRDREDLCPPVNQNLLAQSCMHIKALLDVQHIKWLPWDISCFHFQLDILGIILKPELFQDMIPETLVIVMDSATEIFRFLLQGIQIELREQHAYEQVSQCITNVCTFAKKLLLDHIGKNSVNKCATLLEFGLRFVKVIVDELDHSLLASEDIEVCLDIEHIKENQHAEYSPKVSLPRIRSLSYMEMVSPAVYVAALSLSMISQYTGELSHRDAEKLVLILASSSNVLESFRIAVSFMYMQIGRPTCNRERLKWLMVWNSFAKQLNSQIISYLETNSGLSYHDVLHQFFCYPILYFLYPKGISILLNAENSSESNVSVLQDLEMESTIEVYRSLSTNSCNSKFSSKVFFDGFYQYLVCTIDENMALFQANLEHLSEKFENATILSALGEIVIGLLQNDQMLTTANQELKETSEDSFVCRQPKLFLNWFKLANRFMRLSIFHFKANPAGQHQVTSRFFSTLSNFAGHIVLKEHVLLLFEIIGDQLTEWLSLTTILYSETQQGEIIVHLENLWLKMVECLKRSQLVSDVPLINQKQRLLQVALNHPHHPISDATASVCRAATHVNTILHPGCLISEFDELLMHRRKDLDSSRKTVITSNSTELMAERDGGSVNVSVGLGRKRLKIMKYSTKPKEFNKSTAHMGFSPRNMENRVCRKPELILEMLQRKT, via the exons ATGACGAGGCCGTCGCCGCTTCTGCGCTCAAGTGCCTCGGCTTCGCGCTCTACCACCCCGTCATCGTCTCCACCATTTCAG ATGGCAAAATTGGTATTGGATACCTTGGTACAGATAATCATGAATACTCGGATGAAG TCATCTTGTAATTTGGGTGTCTGGTGCTTCTCGGTCCAACAATTGGAGCCATTGATTATAGAGGATAGAGCAGATCCAATGCTTATTGCTATTGTTCATGCTCTCGACAATCCATTTGGTTCCTTGTCCACGACATTTGAGGCAGCTCAG GCTATCATGAAGCTTGCTGACCAAAGTCCCAAAAGAATGAGGGACCAATCATGCTTGTGGGTTCCACCAGTGTACCGAAGACTCTTAAGTGCTGACAAGACAGAAAGGGACATGGCAGAAAGATGCCTTATTAAGGTGTCATGTCTTATTCTACCACCTCAGCCTCTTCTTTCCAAG GCTGTTGCTTCAGACCTTGAGCAGAAGTTACTCTCCtgcatggtaaatatgcttgatgATCCTTCGAAGAAAGTTCAAACTGTGAAGTCATGGGGATGGATCATATCTTTGCTTGGTCCAGATGCAGTGAACAATAGACCGCTGCTTAATAAACTCCTAAAGGTTCCGGAGCAGATGTTTACTGATTTAAACCCACAAGTTCTGGTTGCTACAAtg GTTTCCTGGAAAAAATTGGTGGGTGCATTTTTTCCTTCTCAGGCAACCGAGATTGTGGTCCAACAAACTGTGATTCCCCCATTAAAACCCATTGAACAGGCAAGTGCGCAGGTGAAAAGGATAAGATTAATTATGGTGCCTTTATGTCGAGTTCTATCAAGAAGTCGCAATATTGTACTTAGCTCTTCTTGTTTGAGTACATGGCATTACCTTCTACATAGACTTGGTAATCTGATCAATCATTTACCCATTCTGGAGGCTGCTTTTGGGCCAATACTCAAAATAGTTTTCTCTTTTGGGATCAATGATCAGAACAAGCCGCTATGGTCATTTTGCTTGaatctttttcatgattttgtttcATCCAAAAATAGGGACAGAGAGGATTTGTGTCCTCCAGTGAATCAGAACTTGCTAGCTCAATCGTGCATGCATATCAAGGCCTTATTGGATGTTCAACATATCAAATGGTTACCATGGGATATTAGTTGCTTTCATTTCCAGCTCGATATTCTTGGCATAATTCTTAAGCCAGAACTATTCCAGGACATGATTCCTGAAACACTGGTGATTGTTATGGATTCTGCAACAGAGATTTTCAGATTTCTTCTTCAAGGTATTCAAATCGAACTTAGAGAGCAGCATGCTTATGAACAAGTCAGCCAATGCATTACTAATGTGTGCACGTTTGCAAAGAAGTTGTTGCTGGATCATATAGGAAAGAATAGTGTTAACAAGTGTGCAACATTACTGGAATTTGGTCTTCGGTTTGTGAAAGTTATTGTGGACGAACTAGATCATTCTCTGTTAGCTTCTGAAGACATTGAGGTATGCCTAGACATCGAGCACATAAAGGAGAACCAACATGCAGAATACAGTCCAAAGGTGTCTTTACCAAGAATCAGATCACTCTCTTACATGGAGATGGTTTCTCCAGCAGTTTATGTGGCTGCACTGTCTCTGTCCATGATATCTCAGTATACTGGAGAGCTGTCTCATAGAGATGCAGAGAAGTTGGTTTTAATTCTGGCTTCATCATCAAATGTCCTGGAGAGTTTTCGTATTGCTGTCTCTTTTATGTATATGCAGATCGGGCGGCCGACATGTAATAGGGAAAGATTAAAATGGTTGATGGTTTGGAACTCGTTTGCAAAACAATTGAACAGTCAAATTATCTCTTATTTGGAAACCAATTCTGGATTAAGTTACCATGATGTTCTCCATCAGTTCTTCTGTTATCCAATCCTTTATTTTTTATACCCCAAGGGGATATCCATTCTTTTGAATGCTGAAAACAGCTCCGAGTCAAATGTTTCTGTCCTGCAAGACCTGGAGATGGAATCAACAATTGAAGTTTATAGATCCCTCTCTACAAACTCCTGTAATTCGAAGTTTTCTTCCAAGGTTTTCTTTGATGGTTTTTACCAATACTTGGTTTGCACTATTGACGAAAACATGGCATTGTTCCAAGCCAACCTTGAGCATTTGTCGGAGAAGTTCGAAAATGCTACTATCCTTTCTGCTCTTGGTGAAATAGTTATTGGACTGTTACAGAATGATCAAATGTTGACCACTGCTAACCAAGAGTTGAAGGAAACAAGTGAAGATTCTTTTGTGTGCAGACAACCTAAACTTTTCTTGAATTGGTTCAAGCTTGCTAATAG GTTTATGAGGTTGTCAATTTTTCATTTCAAAGCAAATCCAGCTGGACAGCACCAGGTCACAAGCAG GTTTTTTTCAACTTTATCTAATTTTGCTGGGCATATCGTACTAAAGGAacacgttcttcttcttttcGAG ATTATTGGAGACCAACTTACCGAGTGGCTCTCTTTAACCACCATATTGTACTCTGAAACGCAACAAGGAGAAATTATTGTTCATCTTGAGAACCTTTGGCTCAAGATGGTTGAGTGCCTGAAGAGGAGTCAGCTAGTCAGTGATGTTCCCTTAATAAATCAGAAGCAGCGACTTCTTCAAGTTGCACTCAATCACCCACATCACCCCATTTCAGATGCAACAGCATCAGTTTGCAGAGCAGCAACACATGTCAACACAATACTTCACCCTGGCTGCTTAATTTCCGAATTTGATGAGTTATTAATGCATAGAAGAAAGGATCTTGATAGTTCCAGGAAAACAGTCATCACATCCAATTCTACTGAGCTCATGGCTGAGAGAGATGGTGGATCTGTGAATGTCTCGGTGGGTTTGGGGAGGAAGAGGCTGAAGATCATGAAGTATTCAACTAAACCAAAGGAATTTAACAAAAGTACAGCCCACATGGGCTTCTCACCACGTAATATGGAAAACAGAGTGTGTAGGAAACCAGAATTAATTTTGGAGATGCTACAGAGAAAGACATAG